The following are encoded in a window of Psilocybe cubensis strain MGC-MH-2018 chromosome 4, whole genome shotgun sequence genomic DNA:
- a CDS encoding Lactonohydrolase oryL produces the protein MPSASSTSAQIVLTLQLTKELQVIDSKNYTVLGSQSSNFRNSSFTQFFNPTQSSPPFIQVFDHAFFDVLGPNPIFQSISSNTTIPSITHEAPIYVQDTDELFFVGFFENQNVVNKISMGTVETALKTLQGPLNATAVNVPATQVNVPFSLQQINGGTGPIGSSLLFVTDGIGPLPPSVVLVHSKEPYNATVLLDNFYGRQFNSLDDIKIHPISKAIFFTDVSFGALFQLRPPAMIPNQVYRFDTTTGTARVVATDFQQCNGIAFSHDGTRAYVTDTGAINGPDINDQTRTATIFQFDVDPRSQVFTNRRIFAYADTGIPDGIELDSAGNVYAACGDGVNVWSPDGILLGKFFTGGTVSNMAFAGDGRLVLLGRTNIYLAKIAAKGQQLAFTPHT, from the exons ATGCCCTCTGCATCGAGTACATCTGCACAAATAGTG TTAACCCTCCAATTGACAAAAGAATTGCAGGTCATAGACTCCAAGAATTATACCGTACTAGGATCCCAATCAAGCAATTTTCGAAACTCGTCCTTCACCCAGTTCTTCAACCCAACGCAATCCAGTCCTCCATTTATACAGGTGTTCGATCATGCATTCTTTGACGTCCTTGGACCCAATCCAATCTTCCAATCGATATCGTCAAATACTACCATTCCGTCAATAACTCACGAAGCTCCCATCTATGTTCAAGACACGGACGAACTATTTTTCGTAGGCTTTTTTGAGAACCAGAATGTCGTAAATAAGATCAGCATGGGTACAGTGGAAACCGCATTAAAGACCCTACAAGGTCCTTTAAACGCGACTGCAGTCAACGTTCCAGCTACCCAG GTAAATGTGCCATTTTCACTTCAACAAATTAATGGCGGGACAGGTCCAATTGGATCGTCACTATTATTTGTAACGGATGGAATAGGACCACTTCCGCCATCCGTAGTTCTCGTACACTCGAAGGAGCCATACAACGCAACTGTCCTTCTGGACAATTTCTATGGACGGCAGTTCAACTCGCTGGATGACATCAAAATACACCCCATCTCAAAGGCTATTTTCTTCACTGATGTCTC TTTCGGCGCCTTATTTCAACTACGCCCGCCAGCTATGATTCCGAACCAGGTATACCGATTCGATACGACGACGGGCACAGCGCGAGTGGTTGCCACTGACTTCCAACAATGCAACGGTATAGCTTTCAGCCACGACGGAACAAGAGCCTATGT CACAGATACAGGGGCCATCAATGGTCCCGACATAAACGATCAGACCAGAACCGCTACAAT ATTCCAATTTGATGTGGACCCGAGATCTCAGGTGTTCACCAACAGACGGATATTCGCATACGCAGACACCGGGATTCCAGATGGCATAGAGCTGGATTCCGCCGGAAACGTCTACGCTGCATGCGGAGATGGCGTAAACGTTTGGTCTCCCGACGGCATTCTGCTAGGCAAGTTTTTCACGGGTGGAACCGTATCCAACATGGCGTTTGCCGGGGACGGGCGGCTGGTTCTTCTAGGCCGCACGAACATTTATCTAGCGAAGATAGCAGCGAAAGGCCAACAGCTTGCCTTCACTCCACATACATAA
- a CDS encoding Ras-related protein Rac1, which yields MVLGDSRVGKIHFDPTAINFRCSVEEFYGMKYKAGDGNEYLLAMYDTGGEYELDHFRSLYYPRTDVFLLCFSVLDPASFDNIRTLVVIEQWAPEVADYLPSAATLVVGTKVDLRHDATVIDALRDRRSAPIQYEQGVSMCKDVGAAGYVECSSLTGYGINVVFDEVVRIGRELPVKQPRRPPRACIIA from the exons ATGGTTCTTGGAGACTCTCGTGTAGGGAAG ATTCATTTTGACCCCACCG CGATTAATTTTAGATGTTCAGTAGAGGAATTCTATGGAATGAAATACAAAGCAGGTGACGGGAACGAGTATCTGCTAGCAATGTACGACACAGGGGGCGAATACGAGCTCGATCACTTCCGCTCTCTATATTATCCGAGGACGGACGTCTTTTTGCTGTGTTTTTCTGTTCTGGATCCTGCCAGTTTTGACAATATACGGACGCTG GTTGTCATCGAACAGTGGGCCCCTGAGGTCGCCGATTATCTTCCTTCTGCTGCAACGCTGGTGGTGGGCACGAAGGTTGATTTGCGGCATGACGCGACGGTGATTGACGCGCTGCGAGATAG GCGTTCAGCGCCAATTCAATATGAGCAGGGAGTTTCGATGTGTAAGGATGTAGGAGCAGCGGGCTATGTTGAGTGTTCTTCCCTCACTGGGTATGGAATCAACGTTGTCTTCGACGAGGTGGTGAGAATCGGGA GAGAACTCCCTGTCAAACAACCGCGTCGACCACCCCGAGCATGCATCATTGCATAA
- a CDS encoding Ras-related C3 botulinum toxin substrate 1, which produces MREGIALMFFLLGPLGGLSIFDGYCARRIIDGNEYSVSLFDTAGGDEYDRLRPLAYPQTDIFVMCFSVVDRTSYENISLKWAPEIEHHNPSVPILLVGTKVDLRNDSMRDRHNSILEHHHGMTMCKDIGAAYYVECSSYTGCGVKSVFEEAMRLAANPPPKLVPARRRKCVVT; this is translated from the exons ATGCGCGAGGGGATTGCCTTGATGTTCTTCCTTCTTGGCCCTCTTGGAGGTTTGAGCA TATTTGATGGTTACTGTGCCAGACGCATAATCGATGGCAATGAATACAGCGTATCATTGTTTGATACTGCAGGCGGGGATGAATACGACCGCCTCCGCCCACTCGCTTACCCACAGACTGACATTTTTGTAATGTGTTTCTCTGTTGTCGATCGGACGAGCTATGAAAATATCAGTTTGAAG TGGGCCCCTGAGATTGAACATCACAATCCATCTGTACCCATTCTTCTCGTTGGAACAAAGGTCGATTTACGAAATGATTCTATGCGAGACAG ACATAATTCCATACTGGAACACCATCATGGGATGACGATGTGTAAGGACATCGGCGCTGCATACTATGTTGAATGCTCTTCATACACCGGATGCGGTGTCAAAAGTGTCTTTGAAGAGGCCATGAGGCTAGCAG CAAATCCTCCTCCTAAACTCGTACCAGCTAGACGTAGAAAGTGTGTTGTTACATaa
- a CDS encoding Neutral protease 2-like protein (Neutral protease 2 homolog MGG_10927), which produces MNELPLFISVKAKFGNGFALATPVKQDVAISVDIQTTSTTLASSKDLELVATVTNNGAETVKVLKYGTILDGQLPTRSFIVTKDGNEVPFIGIKLSIALNQIDDSAFATLVPGKNVTVSHKVGALYDFVGAGAGKYTFTPVTKFLFDNSADKETFSTASRYLKAQVTSVNSVDVELQGEMAREIMALNTRAVDICTTEPDKSFINSSYIEAKALASMASAYVNSTGANDTLYTSYFGATPVTEVVTTLDAVAAEDSTNRTLSCVDTYDACTTSGLVAYTVIATTDIYLCPIFFDQVPSNDLCTGQTNVTARNAINTAFKLTHAVGNTVDIAYGCDADQELTDQDKVLNADNFNCFVTSIFADTEC; this is translated from the exons ATGAATGAGCTACCGTTGTTTATCTCCGTGAAAGCCAAGTTTGGCAATG GATTTGCTTTGGCAACGCCAGTCAAGCAGGATGTAGCGATCAGTGTCGATATCCAGACCACTTCTACAACACTGGCTTCTTCCAAAGACCTCGAGCTCGTTGCGACAGTCACTAATAATGGGGCGGAAACTGTGAAGGTACTGAAATATGGTACGATCCTCGATGGCCAACTCCCGACCAGGTCCTTCATTGTAACAAAAGATGGCAATGAGGTTCCTTTCATCGGAATCAAG TTATCGATTGCCTTAAATCAAATTGACGACAGTGCATTCGCTACTCTTGTTCCAGGCAAAAATGTGACAGTCTCTCACAAAG TCGGCGCTCTTTACGATTTTGtcggtgctggtgctggcaAATATACATTTACTCCTGTCACCAAATTCCTCTTCGACAATTCAGCGGACAAGGAAACGTTTTCGACCGCTTCCCGCTACCTCAAAGCACAGGTCACCTCAGTTAACTCTGTCGATGTCGAGCTTCAAGGCGAAATGGCGCGCGAGATCATGGCCCTAAACACCCGTGCTGTGGATATCTGCACCACCGAGCCCGACAAGTCTTTCATCAACTCCAG CTACATCGAGGCTAAGGCTCTGGCCAGCATGGCATCAGCGTACGTGAATAGTACAGGCGCCAACGATACCCTCTACACGTCCTATTTTGGAGCCACACCTGTTACCGAAGTCGTTACTACCTTGGATGCTGTCGCGGCTGAGGACTCTACCAATCGAAC CCTGAGCTGTGTCGATACCTATGATGCGTGCACGACGAGCGGTCTGGTCGCTTATACGGTCATTGCTACCACTGAT ATATACCTCTGCCCCATTTTCTTCGATCAAGTGCCCTCCAACGATCTATGTACCGGCCAAACTAATGTCACTGCACGCAAT GCAATTAATACCGCTTTCAAGTTGACACACGCTGTGGGAAACACAGTAGACATTGCATATGGATGTGATGCCGATCAGGAACTGACAGACCAAGACAAGGTCCTCAACGCTGACAACTTTAAT TGCTTCGTTACCTCCATTTTTGCAGACACTGAATGCTAA
- a CDS encoding Rho GTPase protein rac1, whose protein sequence is MFSAIKLVVLGDGAVGKTSLLITYTTNTFPTDYVPTVFDCYTERHIVDNTDEFLIGLFDTGGGEDYDRLRPLSYPSTDVFLLCFSVVEPISFENIRSKWAPEVAHHLPSAAVLVVGTKIDLRNDATIVDMLHDK, encoded by the exons ATGTTCTCTGCAATTAAAT TGGTGGTACTTGGAGATGGCGCTGTGGGCAAG ACATCCCTTCTCATTACCTACACGACCAATACATTTCCA ACTGATTATGTCCCCACCG TGTTCGACTGTTATACAGAGCGGCATATAGTTGATAATACCGACGAATTCCTTATCGGCCTGTTTGACACGGGGGGCGGCGAAGATTACGACCGCCTTCGGCCATTGTCGTACCCATCGACGGACGTATTcctgctttgcttttctgtGGTTGAGCCAATCAGCTTCGAAAACATCCGGTCAAAG TGGGCGCCTGAGGTGGCCCACCATCTTCCTTCTGCCGCTGTCCTGGTCGTTGGAACCAAGATCGATTTGCGGAATGACGCAACAATTGTTGATATGTTGCATGACAAGTAA
- a CDS encoding Methionine aminopeptidase 1D, chloroplastic/mitochondrial, whose translation MLRSIRPTTLSLGALFRQQLNGRRASVARWMSTDPVEDHEEVQDFGDYSVILPEEPFVFGVSHIPQRPVPEYIPKPPYALTSDGSIPGDGPRKDSGKIKLGGKEESLLRQAAKLAKKVRDFAGSQVKVGVTTDTIDSAIHNFILAHSAYPSPLRYQGYPKSCCTSINNVIVHGIPDKRPLENGDIINIDITIFLNGYHGDTSQTFLVGDVDGPGRELVQVTNEALELAIAVCGPGKPFKLIGKAIHDFLHNKDYSVSPQFTGHGIGTVFHRTPWIMHHLNDEPGIMEPGHCFTIEPAIIQGTNPRGWIFPDGWTASTENCARSAQAEHMILITETGADVLTR comes from the exons ATGTTGCGGAGCATACGTCCCACCACATTAAGCCTTGGTGCACTTTTCAGGCAACAGCTCAATGGCCGCCGAGCAAGCGTCGCTCGTTGGATGTCGACTGATCCTGTAGAGGATCATGAAGAAGTCCAGGACTTTGGGGACTACAGTGTCATTCTACCTGAAGAACCATTCGTTTTCGGAGTGTCGCATATTCCACAGCGACCAGTACCAGAGTATATACCGAAACCACCATATGCACTTACATCGGATGGAAGTATTCCAGGAGACGGTCCCAGGAAAGATTCAGGGAAAATCAAACTAGGAGGGAAAGAGGAGTCTCTTTTACGCCAGGCGGCGAAGTTAGCCAAGAAAGTGAGAGACTTTGCAGGTTCCCAAGTCAAA GTTGGCGTTACGACGGATACCATTGATTCTGCCATACATAATTTCATTCTCGCCCATTCCGCATATCCATCCCCCCTGCGTTATCAAGGCTACCCCAAGTCGTGTTGTACGAG TATCAACAACGTCATAGTTCACGGTATTCCTGATAA GCGTCCACTGGAAAACGGTGACATCATTAACATCGACATTACCATCTTCCTCAATGGGTACCACGGTGATACATCCCAGACTTTTCTCGTTGGAGACGTA GATGGCCCTGGCAGAGAACTAGTACAAGTCACAAATGAGGCGCTAGAACTAGCCATTGCCGTCTGTGGACCAGGGAAACCTTTCAAACTAATCGGCAAGGCTATTCACGACTTCCTCCACAACAAAGACTATTCTGTATCGCCACAATTCACAGGACACGGAATAGGCACTGTATTCCATCGGACGCCATGGATCATGCACCATT TAAACGACGAACCGGGAATAATGGAACCAGGCCACTGTTTTACGATAGAG CCTGCTATCATACAGGGCACCAATCCACGAGGGTGGATTTTTCCCGATGGATGGACGGCATCTACCGAG AACTGTGCCCGAAGTGCACAGGCTGAACATATGATCCTTATTACTGAGACAGGCGCAGATGTTCTCACTCGGTAA